Proteins from one Escherichia coli genomic window:
- the pgm gene encoding phosphoglucomutase (alpha-D-glucose-1,6-bisphosphate-dependent): MAIHNRAGQPAQQSDLINVAQLTAQYYVLKPEAGNAEHAVKFGTSGHRGSAARHSFNEPHILAIAQAIAEERAKNGITGPCYVGKDTHALSEPAFISVLEVLAANGVDVIVQENNGFTPTPAVSNAILVHNKKGGPLADGIVITPSHNPPEDGGIKYNPPNGGPADTNVTKVVEDRANALMADGLKGVKRISLDEAMASGHVKEQDLVQPFVEGLADIVDMAAIQKAGLTLGVDPLGGSGIEYWKRIGEYYNLNLTIVNDQVDQTFRFMHLDKDGAIRMDCSSECAMAGLLALRDKFDLAFANDPDYDRHGIVTPAGLMNPNHYLAVAINYLFQHRPQWGKDVAVGKTLVSSAMIDRVVNDLGRKLVEVPVGFKWFVDGLFDGSFGFGGEESAGASFLRFDGTPWSTDKDGIIMCLLAAEITAVTGKNPQEHYNELAKRFGAPSYNRLQAAATSAQKAALSKLSPEMVSASTLAGDPITARLTAAPGNGASIGGLKVMTDNGWFAARPSGTEDAYKIYCESFLGEEHRKQIEKEAVEIVSEVLKNA, translated from the coding sequence ATGGCAATCCACAATCGTGCAGGCCAACCTGCACAACAGAGTGATTTGATTAACGTCGCCCAACTGACGGCGCAATATTATGTACTGAAACCTGAAGCAGGGAATGCGGAGCACGCGGTGAAATTCGGTACTTCCGGTCACCGTGGCAGTGCAGCGCGCCACAGCTTTAACGAGCCGCATATTCTGGCGATCGCTCAGGCAATTGCTGAAGAACGTGCGAAAAACGGCATCACTGGCCCTTGCTATGTGGGTAAAGATACTCACGCCCTGTCCGAGCCTGCGTTCATTTCCGTACTGGAAGTGCTGGCAGCGAACGGCGTTGATGTCATTGTGCAGGAAAACAATGGCTTCACTCCGACGCCTGCCGTTTCCAATGCCATCCTGGTTCACAATAAAAAAGGTGGCCCGCTGGCAGACGGTATCGTGATTACACCGTCCCATAACCCGCCGGAAGATGGTGGTATCAAGTACAATCCGCCAAATGGTGGCCCGGCTGATACTAACGTCACCAAAGTGGTGGAAGACAGGGCCAACGCACTGATGGCCGATGGCCTGAAAGGTGTGAAGCGTATCTCCCTCGACGAAGCGATGGCATCCGGTCATGTGAAAGAGCAGGATCTGGTGCAGCCGTTTGTGGAAGGTCTGGCCGATATCGTTGATATGGCGGCGATTCAGAAAGCGGGCCTGACGCTGGGCGTTGATCCGCTGGGCGGTTCCGGTATCGAATACTGGAAGCGTATTGGCGAGTATTACAACCTTAACCTGACCATCGTTAACGATCAGGTCGATCAAACCTTCCGCTTTATGCACCTCGATAAAGACGGCGCGATCCGTATGGACTGTTCCTCCGAGTGTGCAATGGCGGGCCTGCTGGCACTGCGTGATAAGTTCGATCTGGCATTTGCTAACGACCCGGATTATGACCGTCACGGTATCGTCACTCCGGCAGGTTTGATGAATCCTAACCATTACCTGGCAGTGGCGATCAACTACCTGTTCCAGCATCGTCCGCAGTGGGGCAAAGATGTTGCTGTCGGTAAAACGCTGGTTTCTTCTGCGATGATCGACCGCGTGGTCAACGATTTGGGCCGTAAGCTGGTAGAAGTACCGGTAGGTTTCAAATGGTTTGTGGATGGTCTGTTCGACGGCAGCTTTGGCTTCGGCGGCGAAGAGAGCGCGGGGGCTTCCTTCCTGCGTTTCGATGGCACGCCGTGGTCTACTGATAAAGACGGTATCATTATGTGTCTGCTGGCGGCGGAAATCACTGCTGTTACCGGTAAGAACCCGCAGGAACACTACAACGAACTGGCAAAACGCTTTGGTGCGCCGAGCTACAACCGTTTGCAGGCAGCTGCGACTTCCGCACAAAAAGCGGCGCTGTCTAAGCTGTCTCCGGAAATGGTGAGCGCCAGCACCCTGGCAGGTGACCCGATCACCGCGCGCCTGACGGCGGCACCGGGCAACGGTGCTTCTATTGGCGGTCTGAAAGTGATGACTGACAACGGCTGGTTCGCCGCGCGTCCGTCAGGCACGGAAGACGCATACAAAATCTACTGCGAAAGCTTCCTCGGTGAAGAACATCGCAAGCAGATCGAGAAAGAAGCGGTTGAGATTGTTAGCGAAGTTCTGAAAAACGCGTAA
- the seqA gene encoding replication initiation negative regulator SeqA, translating into MKTIEVDDELYSYIASHTKHIGESASDILRRMLKFSAASQPAAPVTKEVRVASPAIVEAKPVKTIKDKVRAMRELLLSDEYAEQKRAVNRFMLLLSTLYSLDAQAFAEATESLHGRTRVYFAADEQTLLKNGNQTKPKHVPGTPYWVITNTNTGRKCSMIEHIMQSMQFPAELIEKVCGTI; encoded by the coding sequence ATGAAAACGATTGAAGTTGATGATGAACTCTACAGCTATATTGCCAGCCACACTAAGCATATCGGCGAGAGCGCATCCGACATTTTACGGCGTATGTTGAAATTTTCCGCCGCATCACAGCCTGCTGCTCCGGTGACGAAAGAGGTTCGCGTTGCGTCACCTGCTATCGTCGAAGCGAAGCCGGTCAAAACGATTAAAGACAAGGTTCGCGCAATGCGTGAACTTTTGCTTTCGGATGAATACGCAGAGCAAAAGCGAGCGGTCAATCGCTTCATGCTGCTGTTGTCTACACTATATTCTCTTGACGCCCAGGCGTTTGCCGAGGCCACGGAATCGTTGCACGGTCGTACACGCGTTTACTTTGCGGCAGATGAACAAACGCTGCTGAAAAATGGTAATCAGACCAAACCGAAACATGTGCCAGGCACGCCGTATTGGGTGATCACCAACACCAACACCGGCCGTAAATGCAGCATGATCGAACACATCATGCAGTCGATGCAATTCCCGGCGGAATTGATTGAGAAGGTTTGCGGAACTATCTAA
- the ybfF gene encoding esterase, with the protein MKLNIRAQTAQNQHNNSPIVLVHGLFGSLDNLGVLARDLVNDHNIIQVDMRNHGLSPRDPVMSYPAMAQDLVDTLDAQQIDKATFIGHSMGGKAVMALTALAPDRIDKLVAIDIAPVDYHVRRHDEIFAAINAVSESDAQTRQQAAAIMRQHLNEEGVIQFLLKSFVDGEWRFNVPVLWDQYPHIVGWEKIPAWDHPALFIPGGNSPYVSEQYRDDLLTQFPQARAHVIAGAGHWVHAEKPDAVLRAIRRYLND; encoded by the coding sequence ATGAAATTGAATATCCGCGCGCAAACTGCACAAAACCAGCACAATAATTCTCCCATCGTTCTTGTCCATGGTCTGTTTGGCAGCCTCGACAACCTTGGCGTACTGGCTCGCGATCTGGTAAACGATCACAATATCATCCAGGTTGATATGCGTAACCACGGTCTTTCCCCGAGAGATCCGGTGATGAGTTACCCGGCGATGGCCCAGGATCTTGTTGACACTCTGGATGCACAGCAGATCGATAAGGCAACATTTATTGGACACTCAATGGGCGGTAAAGCGGTGATGGCACTGACTGCACTGGCCCCCGATCGCATCGATAAACTGGTGGCGATTGATATTGCGCCGGTCGACTATCACGTACGCCGTCATGATGAGATTTTCGCGGCCATCAACGCAGTCAGTGAATCAGACGCACAAACACGCCAGCAAGCAGCGGCAATAATGCGCCAGCATCTTAATGAAGAAGGGGTGATTCAGTTTCTGTTGAAATCTTTTGTTGACGGGGAGTGGCGCTTTAACGTGCCAGTATTGTGGGATCAGTATCCGCATATTGTGGGTTGGGAGAAAATCCCGGCATGGGATCACCCTGCCCTGTTTATCCCAGGCGGCAATTCTCCGTATGTTAGCGAGCAGTATCGTGATGATTTACTGACACAATTTCCACAGGCACGAGCGCATGTGATTGCTGGCGCGGGTCACTGGGTCCATGCTGAAAAACCGGATGCGGTATTACGCGCTATCCGTCGCTATCTCAATGATTAA
- the ybfE gene encoding LexA regulated protein: protein MAKEQTDRTTLDLFAHERRPGRPKTNPLSRDEQLRINKRNQLKRDKVRGLKRVELKLNAEAVEALNELAESRNMSRSELIEEMLMQQLAALRSQGIV from the coding sequence ATGGCCAAAGAACAAACGGACCGTACGACATTAGATCTGTTCGCGCACGAGCGTCGACCGGGACGACCGAAAACTAATCCGCTTTCGCGCGATGAACAGCTGCGTATTAATAAACGCAACCAGCTAAAACGCGACAAAGTACGTGGCCTTAAGCGTGTCGAACTGAAGCTGAACGCGGAAGCTGTCGAGGCACTGAACGAGCTGGCGGAATCGCGCAATATGAGCCGTAGCGAACTGATCGAAGAGATGTTAATGCAGCAACTGGCGGCGCTGCGTAGTCAGGGCATCGTTTAA